One stretch of Streptomyces hygroscopicus DNA includes these proteins:
- a CDS encoding ArsR family transcriptional regulator, giving the protein MPSWETPPDQLPPVAAVQKLLRALADPVRLEMVRRLATHPAAEAPCSDLYEGLNKSTATHHFKILVEAGILHPVMVGPSRGHRLRRTALQEAVPGLLDALMAAMAREG; this is encoded by the coding sequence ATGCCGTCCTGGGAGACCCCACCCGACCAGTTGCCGCCCGTCGCCGCCGTCCAGAAACTGCTGCGTGCACTCGCAGACCCCGTACGCCTGGAAATGGTCCGCCGCCTGGCAACACACCCTGCCGCCGAAGCGCCCTGCTCAGACCTTTACGAGGGCCTGAACAAATCCACCGCGACCCACCACTTCAAGATCCTGGTCGAGGCGGGCATCCTCCATCCGGTCATGGTCGGCCCCTCCCGCGGACACCGCCTCCGCCGCACCGCCCTCCAAGAGGCGGTACCGGGCCTGCTGGACGCACTGATGGCGGCTATGGCGCGAGAGGGGTGA
- a CDS encoding putative stage II sporulation protein E (SpoIIE): protein MVDADVPSSAGAAEQLLEELVSATQQASPAEFPEVLNRYAGAMGLGRAVVHLIDLQQRLLLPLAEDETELPVDASLAGWAYRTDALRVEEDGSGGLVVWLPLANGAERLGVLRLRMESLDGPRLWRSRALASLLGLVITSKRTYIDTFAQRTRTRPMQLSTEMVRAFLPPRSIGTGRVVSTAVLEPAYELGGDAFDHSFTADVLHATILDAMGHDLASGLATSVAMAGSRNARRTGADLASLVGAVDSALSTWLPDQFCTGVFTQLHMPTGVLRWSDCGHPSPLLIRRQRLLEKELERPSEPPLGLPASLAASARQIHEAALEPGDRILLYTDGVVESRNEGGEQFGLDRFTDHIIRSTAAGQNATEVLRLLIHAIVDRRCNELSDDATILMIEWWPPGP from the coding sequence ATGGTGGACGCGGATGTGCCGTCCTCGGCCGGGGCCGCCGAACAGCTGCTCGAGGAGCTGGTCAGCGCCACCCAGCAAGCCTCCCCTGCGGAGTTCCCGGAGGTCCTGAACCGTTATGCCGGGGCCATGGGCCTGGGCCGTGCCGTCGTCCATTTGATAGATCTCCAGCAGCGGCTGCTGCTGCCGCTGGCCGAGGACGAGACGGAACTCCCGGTGGATGCCTCCCTCGCCGGATGGGCGTACCGCACGGACGCCCTGCGGGTGGAGGAGGACGGCTCGGGTGGGCTGGTCGTATGGCTGCCGCTGGCCAACGGGGCCGAGCGGCTGGGAGTCCTGCGACTGCGAATGGAGTCCTTGGACGGGCCGCGGCTGTGGCGCTCGCGGGCGCTGGCCTCGCTCCTCGGCTTGGTGATCACCTCCAAGCGCACCTACATCGACACGTTCGCGCAGCGCACCCGGACCCGGCCCATGCAGCTGTCCACGGAGATGGTGCGGGCCTTTCTGCCACCACGTTCGATCGGCACCGGCCGGGTGGTCTCCACCGCGGTCCTGGAGCCCGCGTACGAGCTGGGAGGCGATGCCTTCGACCATTCGTTCACCGCGGACGTGCTGCACGCCACGATCCTCGACGCCATGGGCCACGATCTGGCGTCCGGCCTCGCAACCTCCGTGGCCATGGCGGGGTCACGCAACGCCCGGCGCACGGGCGCCGACCTGGCCTCGCTCGTCGGCGCCGTGGACTCGGCGCTGTCGACCTGGCTCCCGGATCAGTTCTGCACCGGCGTCTTCACCCAGTTGCACATGCCCACGGGGGTGCTGCGCTGGTCCGACTGCGGCCATCCGTCCCCCTTGCTCATCCGCCGCCAGCGGCTGCTGGAGAAGGAACTGGAACGGCCTTCCGAGCCTCCGCTGGGGCTGCCCGCCAGCCTGGCCGCCAGTGCCCGGCAGATACACGAGGCGGCCCTGGAACCCGGTGACCGGATTCTGCTGTACACCGACGGTGTCGTGGAATCCCGCAATGAGGGAGGCGAACAATTCGGCCTGGACCGCTTCACCGACCACATCATCCGCTCGACGGCCGCCGGGCAGAACGCCACGGAGGTGCTCCGCCTGCTTATTCACGCCATCGTCGACCGCCGGTGCAACGAACTCAGCGACGACGCCACGATTCTGATGATCGAATGGTGGCCGCCGGGACCGTAA
- a CDS encoding short-chain dehydrogenase, producing MKTWFITGISSGFGRLTTEELLAGGDRVAGTLRDLAAAGDLKAQ from the coding sequence ATGAAAACCTGGTTCATCACCGGCATCAGCAGCGGCTTCGGCCGCCTCACAACGGAAGAGCTTCTCGCTGGCGGCGATCGTGTCGCTGGCACACTTCGGGACCTGGCAGCCGCCGGCGACCTCAAGGCGCAATAG
- a CDS encoding imidazolonepropionase has protein sequence MTLTAITNAQIFDGEKTVGVRTVVIDGGRIARVGGDAPRDSEIVDGSGATLLPGLIDAHVHSAPGSLALALRFGVTTELEMQGMNTRENRGLITDDDTLADVRSSGFAITPPGGHPSELMPEGFRPKWDLPPVMPLMPFSTTPGEAAAFVPQLLARGSDFIKFMIDDGSVEGHPGLPSLDQATVNAGVAEAKKYGALTVAHALTLEATRMAAEAGIDGVTHVFMDQPHTAEIIGLIKDAGMFVIPCITLNASMMGNTGSELADDPRVAARLDSKWDQTLRSSYNRYPQGKLDDVYDTVRALDAAGIDVLAGTDVSMPETFFGGLAHGASLHHELQYLVTAGLTPARALRAATATTARRFRLSDRGRIAEGLRADLLLVDGDPVGNIGDTLNTRAVWRRGTRLAA, from the coding sequence ATGACGCTCACCGCGATCACCAACGCGCAGATCTTCGACGGAGAGAAGACGGTAGGCGTGCGGACCGTGGTCATCGACGGCGGGAGGATCGCCCGTGTCGGTGGCGACGCTCCTCGGGACAGCGAGATCGTCGACGGCAGCGGCGCCACACTGCTGCCGGGACTCATCGACGCCCATGTCCACTCCGCCCCGGGGTCCCTGGCGCTCGCCCTGCGGTTCGGGGTGACGACCGAACTGGAGATGCAGGGGATGAACACACGGGAGAACCGGGGGCTCATCACCGACGACGACACCCTGGCTGACGTGCGATCTTCCGGCTTCGCCATTACACCGCCCGGTGGTCACCCGAGCGAGCTGATGCCCGAAGGATTCCGGCCGAAGTGGGATCTCCCGCCGGTGATGCCCCTGATGCCGTTCTCCACCACGCCCGGGGAAGCGGCCGCCTTCGTGCCCCAGCTCCTCGCCCGGGGATCCGACTTCATCAAGTTCATGATCGACGACGGCAGCGTGGAGGGACACCCCGGGCTGCCCTCGCTCGACCAGGCCACCGTGAACGCCGGTGTGGCCGAAGCCAAGAAGTACGGCGCCCTTACCGTGGCCCACGCGCTGACCCTGGAGGCCACCAGGATGGCCGCAGAAGCCGGCATCGACGGCGTCACCCACGTGTTCATGGACCAGCCGCACACCGCCGAGATCATCGGCCTCATCAAGGACGCGGGCATGTTCGTCATTCCCTGCATCACTCTCAACGCCTCGATGATGGGGAACACCGGCAGCGAACTCGCCGACGACCCCCGGGTCGCCGCACGCCTCGACAGCAAGTGGGACCAGACCCTGCGCTCCAGCTACAACCGCTACCCGCAGGGCAAGCTCGACGACGTGTACGACACCGTGCGCGCTCTGGACGCCGCGGGCATCGACGTGCTGGCCGGCACCGACGTCTCCATGCCCGAGACGTTCTTCGGGGGCCTGGCGCACGGAGCGAGCCTGCACCACGAACTGCAGTACCTCGTGACAGCCGGCCTCACGCCCGCACGGGCCCTGCGCGCGGCCACCGCGACCACAGCCCGCCGCTTCCGCCTCAGCGATCGGGGCCGCATCGCCGAGGGACTCCGCGCCGACCTTCTGCTGGTCGACGGCGACCCGGTCGGCAACATCGGCGACACCCTCAACACCCGCGCCGTCTGGCGCCGCGGCACCCGCCTGGCGGCATGA
- a CDS encoding membrane protein, which produces MRATPDADNEQPRVVVGLLVDPDTPAELAEELAEDLPELLAEAVNRDIEWSLRVVRDPLTATLHDSVAILSATREHKFRENWDIAVCLTDLPLRTDGRPLVVDVDAEDRVALVSLPALGGILLRRRLRRSVVRLLKDLMFTTTGDGSTRPGQGTIGPIVPERTAPVKRVATDEEIVDLRIVGSPARGRLRLLLGMVRANGPWRLVPALAKALAAALATSAIAVMNGTVWNVATGIRAERLAVISLFSVAAMVTWLIVHRRLWERPETPSPQDREKAALYNLSTVLTLSLGVLCGLVGLYVVDFAVSLFLIDGGVLAKQVGRSVGLGDYARLASLASAAAIVGGALGSEFESDEAVRRAAYGKRERQRREQAERERQEADTAQSG; this is translated from the coding sequence ATGCGGGCTACTCCCGATGCGGACAACGAGCAGCCGCGCGTTGTGGTGGGCCTCCTCGTCGATCCGGACACGCCGGCGGAACTGGCGGAGGAGCTGGCCGAGGATCTGCCGGAACTGCTCGCCGAAGCCGTGAACCGAGACATCGAGTGGAGCCTGCGGGTCGTCCGTGACCCGCTGACCGCCACGTTGCACGACAGCGTCGCGATCCTCAGCGCGACACGGGAGCACAAGTTCCGGGAGAACTGGGACATCGCCGTCTGCCTCACCGATCTGCCCTTGCGCACCGACGGGCGACCACTGGTGGTCGATGTGGACGCCGAAGATCGGGTGGCGCTGGTGTCGCTGCCCGCGCTCGGTGGGATCCTCCTACGGCGGCGGCTCCGTCGCTCCGTCGTCCGGCTCCTGAAAGATCTGATGTTCACCACGACCGGCGACGGCTCCACGCGGCCGGGCCAGGGCACCATCGGACCGATCGTTCCGGAGCGGACCGCCCCCGTGAAGCGCGTGGCGACGGACGAAGAGATTGTCGATCTGCGGATCGTGGGGTCTCCGGCGAGAGGACGCCTGCGCCTGCTGCTCGGAATGGTGCGCGCCAACGGCCCTTGGCGGCTGGTCCCCGCCCTTGCCAAGGCGCTCGCCGCCGCGCTGGCCACCAGCGCCATCGCCGTGATGAACGGGACTGTCTGGAACGTGGCCACCGGGATCCGGGCCGAGCGGCTCGCCGTGATCTCCCTCTTCTCGGTGGCGGCCATGGTGACCTGGCTCATCGTCCACCGGCGTCTGTGGGAGCGGCCCGAAACTCCCTCCCCCCAGGACAGGGAGAAGGCGGCGCTGTACAACCTCTCCACGGTCCTGACCCTGTCCCTGGGCGTCTTGTGCGGTCTCGTCGGCCTCTATGTCGTGGACTTCGCGGTGTCCTTGTTCCTCATTGACGGCGGAGTGCTGGCCAAGCAGGTGGGCCGCTCGGTCGGGCTGGGCGACTACGCGCGCCTGGCGTCGCTGGCGAGCGCGGCGGCCATCGTGGGCGGAGCCCTCGGATCCGAATTCGAGAGCGACGAAGCGGTCCGCCGCGCCGCCTACGGCAAACGGGAACGACAGCGCCGCGAGCAAGCGGAGCGTGAACGCCAGGAGGCCGACACCGCGCAGTCCGGGTAG
- a CDS encoding amidohydrolase, which yields MKVAEAGVHIALGSDTFSGRGLFGANTLEEAELMVAAGMTPTQVLAAGTSGASRQCVRPDLGTVTPGKRADLLVLNADPTADIGNLRDLSMVILNGGLAVDKR from the coding sequence GTGAAGGTCGCCGAGGCCGGGGTGCACATCGCACTGGGCAGCGACACCTTCAGCGGTCGGGGCCTGTTCGGAGCCAACACTCTGGAAGAGGCCGAACTCATGGTGGCGGCCGGGATGACGCCCACTCAGGTGCTGGCCGCAGGCACCAGTGGCGCGTCGCGACAGTGCGTCCGCCCCGACCTCGGCACGGTGACCCCCGGCAAGCGCGCCGACCTGCTCGTCCTGAACGCTGATCCCACTGCGGACATCGGCAACCTTCGCGACCTCAGCATGGTGATCCTGAACGGCGGGCTCGCCGTCGACAAGCGCTAG
- a CDS encoding transposase, whose product MIDDRELDVSPPAVHELVGQRHAVGRGIHRLKRHRAVATRYDCEDDRVPPRAVVWPVALMP is encoded by the coding sequence ATGATCGACGATCGGGAGCTCGACGTCTCACCGCCTGCCGTGCACGAGCTCGTTGGGCAGCGCCACGCGGTCGGACGCGGGATCCACCGCCTCAAGCGCCACCGGGCGGTGGCCACGAGGTACGACTGTGAGGATGATCGGGTGCCGCCTCGGGCGGTGGTCTGGCCCGTGGCCCTGATGCCCTGA
- a CDS encoding multidrug transporter — protein MKALSPGRRPQPWSYPALLVLLMLGQATSAIPSPLYSLYAEKWDYPPFLTTVIFGAYGAVAVVAILVSGALSDRYGRRPVLLVAVLLLLAGLVVFVFAAGPGYLVVARMLNGLGIGAIVVVAGAALLDVSPERAARSGTLTAIAFNVGIAVAALGTAGLAQTGFHPLLLPYLADALIALVLLVLLVVMREPHPSAGAAPLGIPRPQVPKEIRGRFVFAVIGAGAAWAVLGVCFSLEPSIAAHAAHVDGPFFGGVVIAAVTLAAASTQVVSARYPARTVALVGDTALAVLMLAGVGGFATGNAVVIIVTVALQGGAYGLAFGGSLRHLTAHIPAERRGAVMSMFYLLAYGALITPTLLVGIGATVWSDTAIFPVFSVLAALLCLSAVVVERMLGRRGEHLAVTRASTAEVPRMSEVD, from the coding sequence GTGAAGGCACTCTCCCCAGGCCGTCGCCCCCAGCCATGGAGCTACCCGGCCCTCCTCGTCCTGCTCATGCTCGGGCAGGCGACCTCCGCCATCCCCTCACCGCTCTACTCCCTGTACGCCGAGAAGTGGGACTATCCGCCCTTTCTCACCACCGTCATCTTCGGCGCTTACGGGGCCGTGGCAGTCGTCGCGATCCTCGTCTCCGGGGCCCTGTCCGACCGGTACGGCCGACGGCCCGTGCTCCTCGTCGCTGTCCTGCTGCTGCTCGCCGGGCTCGTCGTCTTCGTCTTCGCCGCGGGGCCCGGATATCTCGTCGTGGCGCGGATGCTCAACGGCCTGGGGATCGGCGCGATCGTGGTCGTCGCCGGAGCCGCCCTGCTGGACGTGAGCCCAGAGCGGGCAGCCCGGAGCGGGACGCTCACCGCCATCGCGTTCAACGTGGGCATCGCCGTCGCCGCGCTCGGCACCGCGGGCCTCGCCCAGACCGGCTTCCACCCTCTGCTCCTGCCCTACCTCGCCGACGCGCTCATCGCCCTCGTCCTGCTCGTCCTCCTCGTGGTGATGCGTGAGCCGCACCCCTCGGCCGGTGCCGCGCCCCTGGGTATCCCCCGCCCGCAGGTACCCAAGGAGATTCGCGGGCGCTTCGTCTTCGCCGTGATCGGCGCAGGCGCCGCCTGGGCCGTGCTCGGGGTCTGCTTCTCCCTCGAACCCTCGATCGCCGCCCACGCCGCGCACGTCGACGGACCGTTCTTCGGCGGTGTCGTCATCGCGGCCGTGACCCTCGCCGCCGCCTCGACACAGGTCGTCAGTGCCCGCTACCCGGCCCGCACGGTCGCACTCGTCGGCGACACGGCGCTCGCCGTGCTCATGCTGGCCGGAGTAGGCGGCTTCGCGACCGGCAACGCCGTCGTCATCATCGTCACCGTCGCACTCCAGGGCGGCGCCTACGGACTCGCCTTCGGCGGCTCCCTGCGCCACCTGACCGCACACATCCCCGCCGAGCGGCGCGGGGCCGTCATGTCCATGTTCTATCTGCTCGCGTACGGCGCGCTCATCACGCCCACACTCCTGGTGGGCATCGGAGCGACCGTCTGGAGCGACACCGCAATCTTCCCCGTCTTCTCGGTGCTCGCGGCCCTCCTGTGCCTCTCCGCCGTGGTCGTCGAGCGGATGCTGGGGCGTCGAGGGGAACACCTTGCGGTGACGCGGGCGTCGACTGCTGAGGTGCCCCGGATGAGCGAGGTCGACTGA
- a CDS encoding MarR-family regulator — MSSASSSERPSDDLALDQIGPALSRLRRRAPASSKDLSRNLVLNVIADAPGETTVGGLAAEMGVAQPVASRTVAACIEDGLLRRTASQSDGRRTVLELTEHGEAERNRFAAEQRKAFQEITAAWSPEERIQFAHLLARYGADATAWSRKQATSRD, encoded by the coding sequence ATGAGCAGCGCGTCCTCCTCCGAGCGGCCCTCCGACGACCTGGCGCTGGACCAGATCGGCCCGGCACTGTCACGTCTGCGGCGACGCGCACCGGCATCGAGCAAGGACCTCTCCCGCAATCTCGTACTCAACGTGATCGCCGACGCGCCGGGCGAGACGACCGTCGGCGGCCTCGCCGCCGAGATGGGCGTCGCCCAGCCGGTGGCCAGCCGGACCGTCGCCGCCTGCATAGAGGACGGGCTGCTGCGCCGGACGGCGTCCCAGTCCGACGGACGCCGTACCGTGCTCGAACTCACCGAGCACGGCGAGGCCGAACGCAACCGCTTCGCCGCTGAACAGCGAAAAGCGTTCCAGGAGATCACCGCCGCCTGGTCGCCGGAAGAGCGGATCCAGTTCGCACACCTCTTGGCCCGATACGGAGCTGACGCCACCGCATGGTCCAGGAAACAGGCCACAAGCCGCGACTGA
- a CDS encoding DEAD/DEAH box helicase gives MNPTRTNGRYSRTRTDGPAFRSGAGSGRGSRFGSPAPSRSGGPRRSGGHGRRPAAAQGEFALPKTITPALPAVEAFADLDMPEQLLAALTAQDVNVPFPIQGATLPNTLAGRDVLGRGRTGSGKTLAFGLALLARTVGQRAEPRQPLALILVPTRELAQQVTDALTPYARSVKLRLATVVGGMSIGRQASALRGGAEVVVATPGRLKDLINRGDCRLNQVAITVLDEADQMADMGFMPQVTALLDQVRPEGQRMLFSATLDRNVDLLVRRYLTDPVVHSVDPSAGAVTTMEHHVLHVHGADKHRTTTEIAAREGRVIMFLDTKHAVDRLTRDLLNSGVRAAALHGGKSQPQRTRTLAQFKTGHVTVLVATNVAARGIHVDNLDLVVNVDPPTDHKDYLHRGGRTARAGETGSVVTLVTPNQRRDMTRLMTAAGIVPQITQVRSGEAALSQITGAQTPSGIPVTITAPVAERRKRSAASRGRRSPASAARRGTVRQSAFDAKAA, from the coding sequence ATGAACCCCACCCGTACGAACGGCCGCTACTCCCGCACCCGTACCGACGGCCCCGCTTTCCGCTCCGGCGCCGGTTCGGGCCGGGGTAGCCGTTTCGGCTCGCCCGCCCCGAGCCGTTCAGGGGGTCCGCGCCGCTCGGGCGGCCACGGCCGGCGGCCCGCAGCGGCCCAGGGCGAGTTCGCCCTGCCGAAGACGATCACTCCCGCGCTGCCTGCCGTCGAGGCGTTCGCCGACCTCGACATGCCCGAGCAGCTGCTGGCCGCGCTCACCGCACAAGACGTGAACGTCCCGTTCCCGATCCAGGGCGCGACCCTGCCCAACACCCTCGCGGGCCGCGACGTCCTCGGTCGCGGACGCACCGGTTCCGGCAAGACCCTCGCCTTCGGCCTGGCCCTGCTGGCCCGCACCGTCGGACAGCGCGCCGAGCCCCGCCAGCCGCTGGCCCTGATCCTCGTGCCGACGCGTGAGCTGGCCCAGCAGGTGACCGACGCACTAACCCCCTACGCCCGCTCGGTGAAGCTGCGCCTGGCCACCGTCGTCGGCGGAATGTCGATCGGCCGTCAGGCCAGTGCGCTGCGCGGTGGCGCCGAGGTCGTCGTCGCTACGCCGGGCCGCCTCAAGGACCTCATCAACCGGGGTGACTGCCGGCTGAACCAGGTCGCGATCACCGTCCTGGACGAGGCCGATCAGATGGCCGACATGGGCTTCATGCCCCAGGTCACCGCGCTCCTGGACCAGGTCCGCCCCGAGGGCCAGCGGATGCTGTTCTCCGCCACCCTCGACCGCAACGTCGACCTCCTGGTCCGCCGCTACCTCACCGATCCGGTCGTCCACTCCGTCGACCCGTCCGCGGGCGCGGTCACCACGATGGAGCACCACGTGCTGCACGTCCACGGCGCCGACAAGCATCGGACGACGACGGAGATCGCGGCGCGCGAGGGCCGGGTGATCATGTTCCTGGACACCAAGCACGCCGTCGACCGGCTGACGCGGGATTTGCTGAACAGCGGTGTCCGGGCCGCCGCCCTGCATGGCGGGAAGTCGCAGCCGCAGCGCACCCGGACCCTGGCCCAGTTCAAGACCGGGCACGTCACCGTGCTCGTGGCGACGAACGTCGCGGCGCGCGGCATCCACGTCGACAACCTCGACCTCGTCGTCAACGTCGACCCGCCGACCGACCACAAGGACTACCTCCACCGCGGTGGCCGTACCGCGCGGGCCGGCGAGACCGGCAGCGTCGTCACCCTGGTCACCCCCAACCAGCGCCGCGACATGACCCGCCTCATGACGGCCGCCGGCATCGTGCCCCAGATCACCCAGGTCCGCTCCGGCGAAGCGGCACTCAGCCAGATCACCGGTGCCCAGACCCCCTCCGGCATCCCGGTGACGATCACCGCGCCGGTGGCCGAGCGGCGTAAGCGCAGCGCGGCCTCACGCGGCCGACGCAGCCCCGCTTCGGCTGCCCGGCGCGGGACCGTGCGGCAGTCCGCCTTCGATGCGAAGGCGGCCTAG
- a CDS encoding transposase, IS116/IS110/IS902 family has protein sequence MSSMTQPTRPRHHTPEPLEDVVLGVDTHKDIHVAAVITATTGALLDTRSFPTTEDGYRQPLAWACASAACSGPAWSAPAPTARH, from the coding sequence GTGTCCAGCATGACCCAGCCCACCCGTCCCCGTCACCACACGCCCGAACCGCTCGAGGATGTCGTGCTCGGCGTGGATACCCACAAGGACATCCACGTGGCTGCAGTGATCACCGCAACAACAGGAGCCCTGCTGGACACCCGTAGCTTTCCGACCACCGAGGACGGCTACCGACAGCCGCTGGCCTGGGCATGCGCCTCGGCCGCCTGCAGCGGGCCGGCGTGGAGTGCACCGGCTCCTACGGCGCGGCACTGA